A portion of the Paenibacillus marchantiae genome contains these proteins:
- the hemW gene encoding radical SAM family heme chaperone HemW, translated as MTLAAHSRKTGAPQAVYLHIPFCTNKCFYCDFNSYVLKDQPVMQYLEALEREMEHTVKANPPGEIKTIFVGGGTPTALKPDEMAVFLKSVKTYFPNWADDIEFSMEANPGTTDAEKLAVMKEGGVNRVSFGVQAFQNDLLTGIGRIHNTDDVYRSLENARAAGLHNLSIDLMFGLPNQTVEMLNESIDKALELDLPHYSIYSLKVEENTLFHTLYQKNQLPLPHEDDELQMYLLLMKRMKEAGYGQYEISNFAKPGFESRHNITYWRNEDYYGLGAGAHGYVGRERHMNIKGINPYVEASKGGLPRLDHFEISRAEAMEDYLMVGLRMLEGASSSRFSDQFGEPMEEVFAKPLGKMLNAGLLEKTTDGFRLSEQGILFGNDVFAEFIGSISLNS; from the coding sequence ATGACATTGGCAGCACACAGCCGGAAAACAGGTGCACCCCAAGCGGTGTATCTTCACATTCCCTTTTGCACAAATAAATGTTTCTACTGCGATTTTAACTCTTATGTATTGAAGGACCAGCCTGTTATGCAGTACCTTGAAGCGCTGGAACGGGAGATGGAACATACGGTTAAAGCGAATCCGCCGGGAGAAATCAAAACCATATTTGTGGGCGGCGGTACGCCTACTGCACTGAAACCGGATGAAATGGCCGTATTCCTGAAGTCCGTTAAGACCTATTTCCCCAATTGGGCAGATGATATTGAGTTTTCGATGGAAGCTAATCCGGGCACGACCGATGCGGAGAAACTCGCCGTTATGAAAGAAGGCGGAGTGAACCGCGTCAGCTTTGGGGTACAGGCTTTTCAAAATGATCTGCTGACAGGTATTGGCCGGATTCATAATACAGATGATGTATACCGCAGTTTGGAAAATGCCCGAGCAGCTGGATTGCATAACTTGTCCATTGACCTCATGTTTGGTTTGCCAAACCAAACTGTCGAGATGCTGAACGAGAGTATTGATAAAGCGCTGGAACTGGATCTGCCGCATTACTCCATATACAGCCTGAAGGTGGAAGAGAATACTCTTTTCCATACGTTGTATCAGAAGAACCAGCTACCGCTTCCTCATGAAGACGATGAGTTGCAAATGTATCTTCTATTAATGAAGCGTATGAAAGAAGCAGGTTACGGACAATACGAGATCAGTAACTTTGCCAAACCCGGCTTCGAGAGCCGTCACAATATCACGTACTGGCGTAATGAGGACTATTACGGTCTGGGTGCAGGTGCACATGGATATGTAGGCCGCGAACGCCATATGAATATAAAAGGTATAAACCCGTATGTTGAAGCTTCCAAAGGAGGTCTGCCGCGTCTCGATCATTTTGAGATCAGCCGCGCCGAGGCAATGGAAGATTATCTGATGGTTGGATTGAGAATGCTGGAAGGTGCTTCATCCTCACGGTTTAGCGATCAGTTCGGGGAGCCTATGGAGGAAGTGTTTGCGAAGCCTTTGGGCAAAATGCTGAATGCAGGACTGCTGGAGAAGACGACAGACGGCTTCCGGCTTAGTGAACAGGGCATCCTGTTCGGAAATGACGTTTTTGCCGAGTTTATCGGGTCTATATCGCTGAATTCGTAG
- a CDS encoding N-acetyltransferase has product MSAICRKAVPEDVEPLFEMIKGYAERGIMLPRSREVLQRQLEHFVVAEVNGQVVGCGSLCRLGNDLVEVRSLGISEGHKGMGIGSLLLDRLVEEAEKQQIPKVMALTYEVSFFLKNGFAVVNKEIFPEKVWTDCVHCSKQDCCDEIAVLKELNISA; this is encoded by the coding sequence ATGTCGGCCATATGCAGAAAAGCCGTACCGGAAGATGTTGAACCATTATTTGAAATGATTAAGGGCTATGCAGAGCGTGGGATCATGCTTCCGCGTTCACGGGAAGTACTGCAACGGCAGCTGGAGCACTTTGTTGTAGCAGAAGTGAATGGTCAGGTTGTAGGCTGTGGATCTCTCTGCCGTTTGGGAAATGATCTGGTGGAAGTCAGATCGCTCGGCATCTCCGAAGGTCACAAAGGCATGGGCATTGGCTCACTGCTGCTGGACCGGCTGGTAGAGGAAGCGGAGAAACAGCAAATTCCCAAGGTCATGGCGTTGACATATGAGGTGTCCTTTTTTCTCAAAAACGGTTTTGCCGTTGTGAACAAGGAAATTTTCCCGGAAAAAGTATGGACCGACTGTGTTCATTGCAGCAAGCAGGATTGCTGTGATGAGATTGCTGTATTGAAAGAGTTGAATATTTCAGCCTGA
- the lepA gene encoding translation elongation factor 4 — MTDIRARQRKIRNFSIIAHIDHGKSTLADRILEHTGALTSREMQEQVLDKMDLERERGITIKLQAVALTYKADDGEEYLLNLIDTPGHVDFTYEVSRSLAACEGALLVVDAAQGIEAQTLANVYLALDNNLEILPVINKIDLPSADPERVKQEVEDVIGLDTSNAVLASAKSGIGIKEILEQVVKSVPAPTGDPEQPLKALIFDSHYDPYKGVIVYVRVVDGKIKSGSKIKMMATGKSFEVIEVGAFKPRMTIVDELNVGDVGFIVAGIRHVGDTQVGDTVTDAKNPTPEPLPGYRKINPMVYCGLYPIETSDYVDLREALEKLQLNDASLSFEPETSSALGFGFRCGFLGLLHMDVIQERIEREFNIPLITTAPSVIYHVTLTNGEVMKIDNPSNYPEVGRIDYVEEPYVKADIIVPNDYVGTIMELCQNKRGEYVNMEYLDTTRVTITYEIPLSEIVYDFFDQLKSGTKGYASLDYELSGYRQSNLAKMDIVLNGEQVDALSFIVHRDRAYNRGRIVCEKLRELIPRQMFEVPIQASVGTKVVARETVKAMRKNVLAKCYGGDISRKRKLLEKQKEGKKRMKQVGNVEVPQEAFMAVLKIDD, encoded by the coding sequence ATGACTGACATTCGGGCAAGACAACGTAAAATTCGTAACTTTTCAATTATTGCACATATAGATCACGGCAAATCAACACTTGCGGACCGGATCTTGGAGCACACAGGTGCGCTCACGTCACGTGAAATGCAGGAACAGGTTCTCGATAAAATGGACCTTGAACGCGAACGTGGAATAACGATCAAGCTACAAGCAGTAGCCTTGACTTACAAAGCGGATGACGGTGAAGAGTATTTATTGAATCTGATTGATACACCAGGACACGTAGACTTCACGTATGAAGTATCACGCAGTCTTGCTGCATGTGAAGGTGCTCTGCTGGTTGTAGATGCGGCTCAGGGAATTGAAGCCCAAACACTTGCCAACGTGTATCTGGCGTTGGATAACAATCTTGAAATTTTACCGGTTATCAACAAAATTGACCTTCCGAGCGCTGATCCTGAACGGGTGAAGCAGGAAGTGGAAGATGTTATTGGTTTGGACACAAGTAATGCGGTTTTGGCTTCGGCCAAATCAGGAATCGGAATCAAAGAAATTTTGGAGCAAGTGGTGAAAAGTGTTCCGGCACCAACTGGTGATCCTGAACAGCCTTTGAAAGCGCTGATTTTTGACTCGCACTACGACCCGTACAAAGGTGTAATCGTATATGTGCGTGTTGTTGACGGCAAAATCAAATCCGGTTCCAAAATCAAAATGATGGCAACAGGTAAATCATTTGAAGTCATTGAAGTTGGAGCGTTCAAACCTCGTATGACCATCGTGGACGAGCTGAACGTCGGGGATGTTGGATTTATTGTTGCCGGTATTCGGCATGTAGGCGATACACAAGTCGGGGATACGGTAACGGATGCCAAAAATCCAACACCGGAACCTTTGCCGGGTTATCGTAAAATTAACCCAATGGTATATTGTGGTCTCTATCCGATTGAAACATCGGACTATGTTGATCTGCGTGAAGCGTTGGAGAAATTGCAGTTGAACGATGCGTCTCTGAGCTTTGAACCGGAAACATCCAGTGCACTCGGTTTTGGATTCCGTTGCGGATTCCTTGGACTGCTTCACATGGACGTTATCCAGGAGCGGATCGAGCGGGAGTTTAATATTCCGTTGATCACAACGGCACCAAGCGTAATCTATCACGTCACCTTAACGAATGGTGAAGTGATGAAAATCGACAACCCATCCAACTATCCTGAGGTGGGACGGATTGATTACGTCGAGGAACCATATGTCAAGGCAGACATTATCGTACCGAATGATTATGTAGGTACCATTATGGAGCTGTGTCAGAATAAACGTGGTGAATATGTGAATATGGAATATCTGGACACAACACGGGTTACCATTACCTATGAGATTCCGTTGTCCGAGATTGTATATGACTTCTTCGACCAGCTGAAATCCGGTACCAAAGGATATGCATCCCTTGATTATGAGCTGTCCGGTTACCGTCAGTCCAATCTGGCGAAAATGGATATTGTACTCAATGGCGAACAGGTGGATGCTCTGTCCTTCATCGTTCACCGTGACCGTGCCTATAACCGTGGACGCATTGTCTGTGAGAAACTGCGCGAGCTGATTCCACGGCAAATGTTCGAGGTGCCAATTCAGGCATCTGTAGGTACCAAAGTTGTAGCTCGTGAAACGGTAAAAGCAATGCGTAAAAACGTACTTGCGAAGTGTTATGGCGGTGACATCTCGCGGAAACGGAAACTGCTTGAGAAGCAGAAGGAAGGTAAGAAGCGGATGAAGCAGGTTGGTAACGTAGAGGTGCCGCAAGAAGCATTCATGGCGGTGCTGAAAATTGATGATTAA